In the genome of Dickeya fangzhongdai, one region contains:
- a CDS encoding helix-turn-helix domain-containing protein — translation MRTGSTSLAVRPLQPWFVINAAEDYLKKALIDSPIAHFYCFSVAREQPVTLAVPDGSVDILFNINRDAPFGRVCGSTEAAQATRLSPGERYFGVRFMPGVMPALLDLSAGELAGQEIAFQDAAPGAGRLVERLADSRDFGEQVSLFLAYFSRQMGRVSPPLLLQMIDLIMAHDGVIRVEQLERKTLYSARYIHRLFHDHCGMSTKAFCRTIRFQRALSLLNQGEAQNMAMLAQRLGYADQSHFLREFKDFASCSPKAYLAGIQAIRYQHRIRQC, via the coding sequence ATGCGTACCGGTTCAACGTCGCTCGCAGTCAGGCCGCTGCAGCCCTGGTTTGTGATCAATGCCGCTGAAGATTACCTGAAAAAGGCGCTTATCGACTCGCCGATTGCGCATTTTTACTGTTTTTCCGTGGCCAGAGAACAGCCGGTGACGCTGGCGGTACCGGACGGCAGCGTGGATATTCTGTTCAACATCAATCGCGACGCGCCGTTCGGGCGGGTATGCGGTAGCACCGAGGCGGCGCAGGCGACCCGACTCAGCCCGGGCGAACGTTATTTCGGCGTACGTTTTATGCCGGGCGTGATGCCGGCGTTGCTGGATCTGTCCGCCGGCGAACTGGCCGGGCAGGAGATAGCGTTTCAGGACGCGGCGCCCGGCGCCGGGCGGCTGGTGGAGCGGCTAGCCGACAGCCGGGATTTCGGTGAGCAGGTATCGCTGTTTCTGGCCTATTTTTCCCGCCAGATGGGTAGGGTTTCTCCGCCGTTGCTGTTGCAGATGATCGATCTGATCATGGCGCATGACGGCGTGATCCGGGTTGAACAGCTGGAGCGGAAAACCCTCTATTCCGCCCGTTATATCCACCGGCTGTTTCACGACCACTGCGGCATGTCCACCAAGGCGTTTTGCCGCACCATCCGCTTTCAGCGCGCGTTGTCGCTGCTCAATCAGGGCGAGGCGCAGAACATGGCGATGCTGGCCCAGCGGCTCGGCTATGCCGATCAGTCGCATTTCCTGCGCGAGTTCAAAGACTTCGCTTCCTGCTCGCCGAAAGCCTATCTGGCGGGGATTCAGGCCATTCGTTATCAGCACCGCATCCGGCAGTGTTGA